One Pelotomaculum isophthalicicum JI genomic region harbors:
- the holB gene encoding DNA polymerase III subunit delta' yields MLLLREITGHEQIIRALLNALLYDRVGHAYLFAGPEGVGKATTALAFARSLLCAGPDKGDACGSCRACRQFEHANHPDLHCVRPEGSSIKIEQIRGIQRKVMFHSYQGGRKVIIIEQAEAMTSEAANCLLKTLEEPPDETVFILLTALPQILPSTVLSRCQQFNFKLIPFNQLNSLLYNRHGLARDEAGLLAALSGGSLGKALAYASGSFQKERDAALRLTVLLKEAGALEALEEAEKVSKNRDNALGLLEMLACWFRDLLVWKETGEARLLFNPDQIIALEKETGYFETGRLVEIIEDITKAKTKVLGNANTRLVLEALFLRLAGGISGTQTDWEVYQWDC; encoded by the coding sequence ATGCTTCTCCTGAGAGAAATAACCGGGCACGAACAGATTATCCGGGCTTTGCTTAACGCTCTTCTATATGACAGGGTGGGCCATGCCTATTTATTTGCGGGGCCGGAAGGAGTAGGCAAGGCGACAACCGCCCTGGCGTTTGCGCGGTCACTGCTCTGCGCCGGTCCGGACAAGGGTGACGCCTGCGGGTCATGCCGGGCATGCCGGCAGTTTGAGCACGCCAATCACCCGGACCTTCACTGTGTGCGGCCGGAAGGCTCATCAATAAAGATTGAACAGATACGTGGAATACAGCGCAAGGTAATGTTTCACTCATATCAGGGCGGGCGAAAAGTAATTATAATTGAGCAGGCTGAAGCAATGACCTCCGAAGCTGCCAACTGCCTGTTAAAAACACTTGAGGAACCGCCTGACGAAACAGTTTTTATCCTGCTGACAGCGTTGCCGCAGATATTGCCTTCTACCGTTTTGTCGCGCTGCCAGCAGTTTAATTTCAAGTTAATTCCTTTTAATCAACTTAATTCGCTTTTATACAACCGGCATGGGCTGGCGCGGGATGAAGCCGGGCTGCTGGCCGCTCTATCCGGCGGCAGCCTGGGCAAGGCGCTTGCTTATGCTTCAGGTTCCTTTCAAAAAGAGCGGGATGCCGCTCTCCGGTTGACTGTTTTATTGAAGGAAGCGGGTGCTCTGGAGGCTTTGGAAGAAGCGGAGAAAGTGTCCAAGAACAGGGACAACGCTTTGGGTTTATTGGAAATGCTGGCGTGTTGGTTCCGGGATCTTTTAGTTTGGAAAGAGACAGGCGAAGCAAGACTTTTATTTAACCCCGACCAGATTATTGCGTTGGAAAAAGAGACTGGTTATTTTGAAACCGGGCGTCTAGTGGAAATAATAGAAGATATTACAAAGGCAAAGACTAAAGTCCTGGGCAACGCAAATACAAGACTGGTTCTTGAGGCATTATTTTTGCGCCTGGCCGGGGGGATTAGCGGCACACAAACAGATTGGGAGGTTTACCAATGGGACTGCTAG
- a CDS encoding dTMP kinase — protein sequence MKGKLIALEAGDGSGKGTQAEKLYKRLTAEGYHTKKVEFPNYGSGSSALIKMYLNGEFGSDPNEVNPYIASTFYTVDRYASYKKEWEEFYNKGGIIIADRYTTANMVHQAAKITNDIERENYINWLLHFEFTLFQLPAPDLVIFLDMPPEYSRVLINGRVNKLGEEEKDIHERNYEYIVKSYHNARKIAERHKWRRINCVAGGRLRDIEEIHKEIYQVVRDIVLV from the coding sequence ATGAAAGGGAAACTCATAGCTTTAGAAGCGGGCGACGGAAGCGGCAAGGGTACCCAGGCTGAAAAACTGTACAAGCGGTTGACGGCGGAGGGTTATCATACAAAAAAAGTTGAGTTTCCAAATTATGGGAGCGGTTCTTCGGCCTTAATTAAAATGTACTTAAACGGTGAATTCGGCAGTGATCCGAATGAAGTGAATCCTTATATCGCGTCCACATTTTATACTGTTGACCGGTATGCCTCGTATAAGAAAGAATGGGAAGAATTCTATAATAAGGGCGGTATTATTATCGCCGACCGCTATACGACGGCGAATATGGTTCATCAAGCGGCGAAAATAACTAACGATATTGAAAGAGAAAATTATATCAACTGGTTGTTGCATTTTGAGTTCACCTTATTTCAGCTCCCGGCACCCGATTTAGTCATTTTTTTGGATATGCCGCCGGAGTATAGCAGAGTGCTTATCAACGGCAGGGTTAACAAGCTGGGTGAAGAAGAAAAAGATATCCATGAACGAAATTATGAATATATCGTAAAATCGTACCACAATGCCCGCAAAATCGCTGAGCGGCATAAATGGCGCCGGATTAATTGCGTAGCCGGCGGGCGGCTAAGAGATATTGAGGAAATTCACAAGGAAATCTATCAAGTAGTCAGGGATATTGTTCTTGTTTAG
- a CDS encoding aminotransferase class I/II-fold pyridoxal phosphate-dependent enzyme, translating into MSTINGQSDAPLFEALQVYAGKQAANFHMPGHKQGRGLSGELSSLEGQALFALDLTEIPELDDLHNPRGVIARAQELAARAYGAAKSFFLVNGTTVGIHALLMAVGERGSVIVPRNAHRSVMGGLILSGADPVYVMPGIINEFGIASGVSPGQINQALEANPGAAAVLTVRPNYYGVADDLAGQVRVSHAAGKPLFVDEAHGAHLRFHRGLPGDAMASGADASVQSTHKMGGSLTQSSLLHLSGRLLDAGAVAGALDLLQTTSPSYLLMASLDLTRRQLALTGEDLLERTLRLANKTRKRLSGINGLEVLSEEYLAGGSQSLDSTKLVVSVRGLGLTGYQVGELLSSRYNIYIEMADQVNIVAFLSPGSATAECDALVFALSEIAQRDKLVAAPVNLPEIPACPVVRMKPRDAWFAPVRRIATAEARGRISAEMVAVYPPGIPVLCPGEEITPGVYDYLEAVRKLGLPCQGPSDQTLKSIKVVVE; encoded by the coding sequence TTGTCAACCATTAACGGGCAAAGTGACGCTCCCCTTTTTGAAGCATTACAAGTCTATGCCGGGAAACAAGCGGCAAATTTTCATATGCCTGGGCACAAGCAAGGCCGGGGTCTGTCCGGGGAACTGTCATCTCTTGAAGGACAGGCTTTGTTCGCATTGGATTTGACGGAGATACCGGAGCTGGACGACTTGCATAACCCGCGGGGAGTGATTGCCCGGGCTCAGGAGTTGGCGGCCCGGGCTTATGGAGCCGCTAAGAGTTTTTTTCTGGTAAACGGCACTACGGTGGGAATTCATGCTTTACTAATGGCGGTGGGAGAACGGGGGAGCGTAATTGTTCCCAGGAACGCCCACCGCTCCGTAATGGGCGGTTTAATTTTGTCCGGCGCCGACCCGGTGTATGTAATGCCCGGAATAATTAATGAGTTTGGAATTGCTTCAGGCGTTTCGCCCGGGCAAATAAATCAGGCGCTGGAAGCGAACCCCGGCGCCGCGGCAGTTCTGACAGTACGCCCGAACTATTACGGGGTTGCGGATGACTTAGCCGGGCAGGTCCGGGTGTCTCACGCCGCCGGCAAACCGCTTTTCGTTGATGAGGCGCATGGCGCCCACCTGCGGTTTCACCGCGGGTTGCCGGGTGACGCCATGGCGTCGGGCGCCGATGCTTCCGTGCAGAGCACCCACAAAATGGGCGGCTCGTTAACCCAGAGTTCGCTGTTGCACCTGAGCGGCAGGCTTCTTGATGCCGGCGCGGTGGCCGGCGCGCTGGATTTATTACAGACCACCAGCCCGTCTTATCTTCTGATGGCTTCACTTGACCTGACCAGGCGGCAACTGGCCTTAACCGGCGAAGACTTGTTGGAAAGGACCTTGAGACTGGCGAACAAAACAAGAAAGCGACTGTCCGGTATCAACGGACTGGAGGTTTTATCAGAAGAGTACCTGGCCGGCGGCAGTCAATCTCTTGATTCGACTAAACTGGTCGTATCGGTTAGAGGTTTGGGCCTGACCGGTTATCAGGTCGGCGAATTGTTATCCAGTCGCTACAATATTTATATTGAAATGGCCGACCAGGTCAATATTGTCGCATTTTTGTCACCCGGCAGCGCGACGGCGGAGTGCGACGCCCTGGTCTTTGCTTTGTCGGAGATAGCGCAGCGGGACAAGCTTGTCGCAGCGCCTGTCAACTTGCCCGAAATACCGGCTTGTCCGGTCGTCAGAATGAAGCCTAGGGACGCCTGGTTTGCTCCGGTCCGAAGGATTGCGACGGCAGAAGCCCGCGGCAGGATATCCGCCGAGATGGTGGCGGTTTACCCGCCGGGTATTCCTGTACTGTGTCCGGGAGAAGAAATAACTCCCGGAGTCTATGATTACCTGGAGGCGGTAAGAAAACTTGGACTGCCTTGCCAGGGACCGTCCGACCAGACGTTAAAAAGTATTAAAGTTGTGGTAGAATAA